A window of the Nibribacter ruber genome harbors these coding sequences:
- the mtgA gene encoding monofunctional biosynthetic peptidoglycan transglycosylase, producing the protein MAKTQSSSPGFTWAHARRLFLKLCITLFLVSVLWVLAYRWLDPPVTLHMLSKRSEPSPSSRTQTTDQIRYQFVELEEMSMQLPLAVIASEDQLFLTHKGFDFDAIVKAFQTNMSSKKTVGGSTISQQVAKNVFLWHGRSYLRKAVEMYFTFLIEVLWGKERIMEVYLNIAEMGDHVFGVQAACRAYYKTTPDKVGRQQAALLAASLPNPIRYSVANPNGYMLRNRRRIVRNMSRLGGTEYIQKWLQWKK; encoded by the coding sequence TGGGCGCACGCCCGTCGGCTGTTCTTGAAGCTGTGCATCACCTTGTTTTTGGTGTCTGTGCTGTGGGTGCTTGCCTATCGCTGGTTAGATCCGCCGGTAACGTTGCACATGCTCTCCAAACGGTCAGAGCCTTCACCTTCGTCCAGAACCCAAACCACAGACCAGATCCGGTACCAGTTTGTGGAGCTGGAAGAGATGTCCATGCAATTGCCGCTGGCGGTCATCGCGTCTGAAGACCAATTGTTCCTCACCCATAAGGGCTTTGACTTTGATGCGATAGTCAAGGCGTTCCAGACCAACATGTCCAGCAAAAAAACCGTGGGAGGCAGCACCATAAGCCAGCAGGTGGCCAAGAACGTGTTTCTCTGGCATGGAAGAAGCTATTTACGCAAGGCGGTGGAGATGTATTTTACGTTTCTGATTGAGGTGTTGTGGGGCAAAGAACGCATCATGGAAGTGTACCTGAACATAGCTGAAATGGGCGACCATGTGTTTGGCGTGCAGGCGGCGTGCCGTGCGTATTACAAGACCACTCCAGACAAAGTGGGCAGGCAACAGGCAGCTTTACTGGCCGCTTCTCTGCCCAATCCCATCAGGTACTCCGTGGCAAATCCCAACGGGTACATGCTGCGCAACCGCCGCCGCATTGTACGCAACATGAGCCGTCTGGGCGGCACAGAATACATTCAAAAATGGCTGCAATGGAAAAAATAA
- a CDS encoding YybH family protein: MEKIKRSSLVLFLLGLTLCFGVSNCAPKAPSASALQPEIERIMAEQSQAWNRGDLEGFMAHYWQSDSLVFIGKSGPTYGWKKTLENYQKGYPSKEAMGQLQFTLLKTEPISHDALFVIGKWHLTRTIGDVGGQFSLLFRKINGQWKIVADHSS, encoded by the coding sequence ATGGAAAAAATAAAACGCTCTTCTTTGGTCTTGTTTTTACTGGGATTGACCCTTTGTTTTGGAGTAAGCAACTGCGCTCCCAAAGCCCCATCTGCGTCTGCATTACAGCCAGAGATTGAACGCATCATGGCCGAGCAAAGCCAAGCCTGGAACCGCGGCGACCTGGAAGGATTCATGGCCCATTACTGGCAGTCTGACTCCCTGGTATTCATTGGCAAAAGCGGCCCCACCTACGGCTGGAAAAAGACCTTGGAGAATTACCAGAAGGGCTATCCAAGTAAAGAGGCCATGGGCCAGCTTCAGTTCACGCTTCTCAAGACAGAACCCATCAGTCATGACGCCTTGTTTGTCATCGGCAAATGGCACCTCACCAGAACCATAGGCGATGTAGGCGGCCAGTTTTCCCTACTCTTCAGAAAAATCAACGGCCAATGGAAAATCGTGGCAGATCATTCTAGTTAA
- a CDS encoding App1 family protein codes for MQDWKKSISSFLEKTDDSFDLAMQRLRNSLSLYKPLQIVPYRSYGTVNRLYLKGRVLANKGVTSAEDNDTLLKNLMNMYRRFESDEIRDATVRINFQGQEHFITTDREGYFVLNIEPQTPLQLDDIWHEMELELHAANISSFEPGIKAEAHVLVPPPDAEYGIISDIDDTIVLTSATDTLMMSKHVFMNNARTRLPFAGVSAFYRSLQLGRNGKRNNPFFYVSSSPWNMYDLLHDFLDINDIPAGPLLLRDFGLMQNKFFGSDHMSHKFKEIQNILLTYPHLNFILIGDSGQQDAPIYKEVVKQFPGRVLCIYIRDVELPERAEVVKVISEELKGTVEMLLVKDTATAAKHAADTGLIFQEEVQKVEVQKEIDTSAAAGTSTKQAPAPISKDTKKLSPET; via the coding sequence ATGCAAGACTGGAAGAAATCCATTAGCAGCTTTCTAGAAAAAACCGACGATTCCTTTGACCTGGCCATGCAGCGCCTCAGGAACAGCCTGAGCCTTTACAAGCCTCTGCAAATTGTACCTTATAGAAGCTACGGTACTGTCAACCGCCTGTACCTCAAAGGCCGGGTGCTGGCAAACAAAGGGGTTACCTCGGCAGAAGACAATGACACGCTGCTCAAGAACCTCATGAACATGTACCGCCGCTTTGAAAGCGACGAGATACGGGACGCTACCGTCCGGATTAATTTTCAGGGCCAGGAGCATTTCATCACCACAGACCGCGAAGGCTATTTTGTCTTGAACATTGAGCCCCAAACCCCATTGCAGTTGGATGACATCTGGCACGAGATGGAACTGGAACTGCACGCCGCCAACATTTCTTCGTTTGAGCCGGGCATAAAGGCCGAGGCCCACGTGCTGGTGCCCCCGCCCGACGCTGAGTACGGCATCATCTCAGACATTGACGACACCATTGTGCTTACCTCGGCCACAGATACATTGATGATGTCCAAACACGTGTTTATGAACAACGCCCGCACGCGGCTGCCTTTTGCGGGGGTTTCTGCCTTTTACCGCTCATTGCAGTTGGGTAGAAACGGCAAGCGCAACAACCCTTTCTTTTATGTGAGCAGTAGCCCCTGGAACATGTATGACCTGCTCCATGACTTTCTGGACATCAATGACATTCCGGCGGGCCCACTGCTGTTGCGTGACTTTGGGTTGATGCAAAACAAGTTCTTTGGCAGTGACCACATGAGTCATAAGTTCAAGGAGATCCAGAACATTCTGCTCACCTATCCGCACCTCAATTTCATTCTCATTGGCGACAGCGGCCAGCAGGACGCCCCTATTTACAAGGAGGTAGTGAAGCAGTTCCCGGGCCGGGTGCTCTGCATTTACATAAGAGATGTGGAACTGCCAGAACGCGCCGAGGTAGTCAAGGTCATCTCTGAAGAACTGAAAGGCACCGTTGAAATGCTTTTGGTAAAAGACACTGCCACCGCCGCCAAACACGCCGCCGACACGGGCCTCATCTTCCAGGAAGAGGTGCAGAAAGTAGAAGTGCAAAAAGAAATTGATACCAGTGCCGCCGCGGGTACTTCTACCAAACAAGCTCCCGCACCCATCAGCAAAGACACGAAGAAACTGAGTCCTGAAACCTGA
- a CDS encoding M48 family metalloprotease: MRPKSTCFLSLLLLSASLLTLSCSTDKNGDMVLFGIENDVKLGAQVSREVDSTYKAKGQLLARNSSDPGVRRGYAYLDQMVDRLMASGEVSYKDEFAWDVKIIDDPENLNAFATPGGHIYVFTGLIKYLDNEDQLAGVLGHEIAHADQRHTVKQLQKQYGINFLLSLVLGENSGEVQQIAGQLAGQLAGLKFSRDYERESDAYSVTYLAATNYYACDGAAGFFQKMQSLAQSGNPPEFISTHPNPDNRITQIESRAKELGCNTTPKGANGYNRFKQDLGL, encoded by the coding sequence ATGCGCCCAAAATCAACCTGTTTTCTCTCTTTGCTCCTATTGTCTGCCTCTCTGTTGACGCTCAGCTGCTCCACAGACAAAAACGGCGACATGGTGCTGTTTGGCATTGAAAACGATGTGAAGCTTGGGGCACAAGTGTCTAGGGAGGTAGACTCCACCTACAAAGCTAAGGGCCAGTTGCTAGCCCGAAACTCTTCAGACCCTGGAGTAAGGCGCGGGTACGCTTATTTAGACCAGATGGTGGACCGACTGATGGCTTCCGGCGAGGTCAGTTACAAAGACGAGTTCGCCTGGGACGTGAAAATCATTGACGATCCAGAGAACCTCAACGCCTTCGCCACGCCTGGCGGCCATATTTACGTGTTTACCGGCCTCATCAAATACCTGGACAATGAAGACCAGCTGGCCGGCGTACTAGGCCATGAGATTGCCCACGCAGACCAACGTCACACGGTAAAGCAACTGCAGAAACAATACGGCATCAATTTTCTGCTGTCTCTGGTGCTTGGTGAGAACTCAGGCGAAGTGCAGCAGATTGCCGGGCAACTGGCGGGTCAGTTGGCGGGCCTTAAATTCAGCCGGGATTATGAGCGCGAATCTGATGCCTACTCTGTGACGTATCTGGCAGCCACCAACTATTACGCTTGTGACGGCGCGGCAGGCTTTTTCCAGAAAATGCAATCCCTGGCTCAGAGCGGCAACCCTCCTGAGTTCATCAGCACGCACCCCAACCCAGACAATCGCATCACCCAGATTGAGAGCCGCGCCAAGGAATTGGGCTGCAACACCACCCCCAAAGGCGCAAACGGCTACAACCGCTTTAAGCAGGATTTGGGTCTGTAG
- a CDS encoding DNA topoisomerase IB, which produces MEKTLTAGALYADVAASAQQAGLRYLPDTKPGITRKAKGKKTEYFSAKGEKITDEKTLARLEKLVIPPAWTDVWISPSANGHIQVTGRDAKGRKQYIYHPDWQQSRSLNKFGRMIAFGKALPGIREQVEKDLRLKNLNKRKLLAIVVELLDNSFIRIGNKAYAKENKSFGLTTLRDRHATVEGDLLKLEFVGKKGIKHEISIKDRRLARLVKQCQDIPGYDLFQYYDEDGQRQTLESGDVNDYLRSLSEEDFTAKDFRTWGGTVTMVECLENVLEENPEIEKEASVKEAVKMVAKELGNTPTVCSKYYIHPEVVNLFKQDKLIDYLRKHDARKRKENPYLSRTEEFVMRMLKEVNK; this is translated from the coding sequence ATGGAAAAAACTCTAACTGCCGGGGCTTTGTACGCAGACGTGGCTGCTTCTGCGCAACAAGCCGGCTTGCGCTACCTGCCAGACACCAAACCGGGCATCACCAGAAAAGCGAAAGGCAAAAAGACCGAATACTTCTCTGCCAAAGGCGAGAAAATAACCGATGAGAAAACCCTGGCCCGTTTGGAGAAACTGGTGATTCCGCCGGCCTGGACCGATGTCTGGATTTCTCCCTCGGCCAACGGCCACATCCAGGTCACGGGCCGCGACGCCAAAGGGCGGAAGCAGTACATCTACCACCCAGATTGGCAGCAGAGCAGAAGCTTGAACAAGTTTGGCCGCATGATCGCCTTCGGAAAGGCGCTGCCCGGCATACGGGAACAGGTAGAGAAAGACCTTCGGCTTAAAAACCTGAACAAGCGCAAACTTCTGGCTATTGTGGTGGAACTGCTGGACAACTCTTTCATCCGGATTGGGAACAAGGCCTATGCCAAGGAAAACAAGTCGTTCGGACTGACCACCTTGCGGGACCGCCATGCCACAGTGGAAGGTGATTTGCTCAAGTTGGAGTTTGTGGGCAAGAAGGGCATTAAGCATGAGATTAGCATCAAGGACCGAAGGCTGGCCCGCCTGGTGAAACAGTGCCAGGATATTCCGGGCTACGACCTGTTCCAGTACTATGACGAAGACGGGCAGCGGCAAACCCTGGAGTCTGGCGACGTGAACGACTACTTGCGTTCTTTGAGCGAGGAAGATTTCACGGCCAAGGATTTCAGGACCTGGGGCGGCACCGTGACCATGGTAGAATGCCTGGAGAACGTGCTGGAAGAAAACCCCGAGATTGAGAAAGAAGCCTCTGTAAAGGAAGCCGTGAAAATGGTAGCCAAAGAACTGGGCAATACGCCCACCGTCTGCAGCAAATATTACATTCACCCAGAAGTTGTCAACCTGTTCAAACAAGACAAACTCATTGACTACCTCCGCAAGCATGACGCCAGAAAGAGAAAGGAAAACCCTTATCTTTCCCGCACTGAAGAGTTTGTGATGCGAATGCTGAAAGAGGTGAATAAGTAA
- a CDS encoding GNAT family N-acetyltransferase, with translation MEEVISAVETNRLRLVPLSREQLDLYLLNDGSLERQMGVGYSMKEINPDLQSGLQEHFIPLVAQHPDAFYFFTLWSIVLKEENVLVGDICFKGAPDEDGQVEIGYGTYDAFQQRGIMAEAVGALLSWCQHHPNIKLVLAETEAGNTASEKTLLKNGFQCYHKGRDNSWWKKRIKN, from the coding sequence ATGGAAGAAGTGATTTCTGCGGTAGAAACCAACCGGTTGCGGTTAGTTCCGCTTTCCAGGGAGCAGTTGGATCTGTATCTCCTGAATGATGGTTCTTTGGAAAGGCAGATGGGCGTGGGGTATTCCATGAAGGAAATAAATCCAGATTTACAAAGCGGCCTGCAAGAGCATTTCATTCCCCTTGTGGCCCAGCACCCAGATGCCTTTTACTTTTTTACGCTCTGGTCCATTGTCTTGAAAGAGGAGAACGTACTGGTAGGTGACATCTGTTTTAAAGGCGCCCCAGACGAAGATGGACAAGTGGAGATTGGCTATGGCACTTATGATGCGTTTCAACAGCGCGGCATCATGGCCGAGGCCGTAGGAGCCCTCTTATCTTGGTGCCAACACCACCCCAACATAAAACTAGTGCTGGCAGAAACCGAAGCCGGCAACACCGCCTCAGAGAAGACCCTCCTTAAAAACGGCTTCCAATGCTACCACAAAGGCCGCGACAATAGCTGGTGGAAGAAAAGAATTAAGAATTAA
- a CDS encoding exonuclease domain-containing protein gives MYAIIDIETTGSQPSDDRITEIAVFIHDGNAVVDQYTTLINPGRPIPFFISQLTGITDEMVRDAPKFHEVAKEIVQITEGKVFVAHNVRFDYSFLKKEFSDLGFNFQRKTLCTVRLSRKLMPGLPSYSLGKLCKSIDIPLRMRHRAIGDAEATAVLFDRLLKIDQAKVDADQDDKLDNTSAVTKEIKTSLLPPAISREMVDALPLEAGVYYFHDEHGEIIYVGKSKSIRKRIIQHFSIDFKSKKSIEFKNRIASITYERTGSELVALLYESDEIKKRKPFYNRAQRRSVYHSGIFSYTDQNGYLRLTFQKAKTEKAPVITLANQFQAKNFLFSRVAKFNLCQKLCDLYKSNGACFDYQVHQCNGACIGKESPEEYNKRVQLAIDAFKYDHDNFVVIGKGREPEEKSVVVVENGCYRGFGYIDESFCASTLQDFLDAIKPYNDNKDTQQILRGYLRTKHQDKVLVF, from the coding sequence GTGTACGCCATAATTGACATAGAAACCACCGGCAGCCAACCCTCAGACGACAGAATCACCGAGATTGCCGTCTTTATACATGATGGGAACGCCGTGGTAGACCAGTATACCACCTTGATCAATCCGGGGAGGCCTATCCCCTTCTTCATCTCGCAACTCACCGGCATCACGGATGAGATGGTGCGCGATGCGCCCAAATTTCATGAGGTGGCCAAGGAGATTGTGCAGATCACAGAAGGCAAGGTGTTTGTGGCCCATAACGTGCGGTTTGACTACTCCTTCCTGAAAAAAGAATTTTCTGACCTGGGCTTCAACTTTCAGCGCAAAACCCTTTGCACCGTTCGGCTTAGCCGCAAGCTCATGCCGGGCCTGCCCTCGTATAGTCTGGGTAAGCTCTGTAAAAGCATTGACATCCCGTTGCGCATGCGCCATAGGGCTATTGGCGATGCAGAGGCCACTGCCGTTTTGTTTGACCGTTTGCTCAAGATTGACCAGGCCAAAGTAGACGCTGACCAGGATGATAAGCTGGACAACACCTCGGCGGTCACCAAAGAAATCAAGACCTCCTTGCTCCCGCCCGCCATCTCCCGCGAAATGGTGGACGCCCTCCCTTTAGAGGCTGGGGTTTATTACTTTCATGACGAGCACGGCGAGATTATTTACGTGGGTAAGAGCAAGAGCATCAGGAAGAGGATCATCCAGCACTTCAGCATTGACTTTAAGAGCAAGAAGTCCATTGAGTTTAAGAACCGCATTGCCAGCATCACATATGAACGTACCGGTAGTGAGTTGGTAGCCTTGCTGTATGAGTCTGATGAGATCAAAAAGCGCAAGCCTTTTTATAACCGCGCCCAGCGCCGAAGCGTCTACCATTCCGGCATTTTTTCCTACACTGACCAGAACGGGTATCTAAGGCTTACCTTCCAGAAGGCCAAAACTGAAAAGGCTCCGGTAATTACGCTGGCCAACCAGTTTCAGGCCAAGAACTTTTTGTTTAGCCGCGTGGCCAAGTTCAACCTCTGCCAGAAACTCTGCGACCTTTACAAATCCAATGGGGCCTGCTTTGACTACCAAGTGCACCAGTGCAACGGAGCCTGCATTGGCAAAGAATCTCCCGAGGAATACAACAAACGCGTGCAGTTGGCCATTGACGCCTTTAAGTATGACCATGACAATTTTGTGGTCATAGGCAAAGGCCGCGAACCAGAAGAAAAATCAGTGGTGGTGGTGGAGAACGGCTGCTACCGCGGGTTTGGGTACATAGACGAAAGCTTCTGTGCTTCTACCTTGCAGGATTTTCTGGACGCCATTAAGCCCTACAATGACAACAAAGACACCCAACAGATTTTGAGGGGATATTTGAGAACCAAGCACCAGGACAAGGTTTTGGTATTCTAG
- a CDS encoding ferritin-like domain-containing protein, which produces MNTPNDKIINTLNDLVATARDGRKGYETAAGAVDNPRVKSELERLAQQRATFASELESKAQQLGGSTSNTTTVEAVAMEAAGAVHRGWINLKSAVGGNDSKAILSECENGDEAALKAYNNALQEPSLPMDVKNIIQKQQQEIQAAKQTITSLKQGIM; this is translated from the coding sequence ATGAATACGCCAAATGATAAAATCATCAACACCTTAAATGACTTGGTAGCCACTGCCCGCGACGGTAGAAAAGGATATGAGACGGCCGCCGGTGCGGTTGACAACCCCAGAGTGAAATCAGAATTAGAGCGATTGGCCCAGCAGCGTGCCACGTTTGCCAGCGAACTGGAAAGCAAAGCCCAACAATTGGGTGGCAGCACATCTAACACCACCACCGTAGAAGCCGTAGCCATGGAAGCGGCCGGGGCCGTACACCGGGGCTGGATCAACTTGAAGTCTGCCGTGGGCGGCAATGACAGCAAAGCCATCTTGAGCGAATGTGAAAACGGCGACGAGGCCGCTTTGAAAGCCTACAACAACGCTTTACAGGAACCTTCCTTGCCCATGGACGTAAAAAACATCATCCAGAAACAACAGCAGGAGATTCAGGCGGCCAAGCAAACCATCACCAGCCTGAAACAAGGCATTATGTAA
- a CDS encoding AI-2E family transporter, which yields MEIKLPAYFKYTVILLGLFLLLYFMQTFKSILIPLSFAGLFALLLLPMSVRLERHMPRAVAIVLSLVLVILVLALMVYFFSIQIGSFSAELNDISAKLSILISKIQMFLQDKFGIKPTNRSEFLEKALGNISQTGTAFLGSTISLTTGALTVVTLIPIYVFCMLYYRDHLRQFVFQFIPVAKRDTIIVTIDNIQQVVQSYISGLVIVIVIVAILNSIGLFIMGIEYAIFFGAFASVLTVIPYIGIMLGAALPALYVLVNTGSVTTMLIVVAIFAFVQFLEGNFITPNIVGSKVSINPFAAIIALIVGGEVWGAAGMILSIPLIAILKVLLDQYTPLKPIAFLLGDIHREPRELKLIKKLRRQRKA from the coding sequence ATGGAAATAAAACTACCCGCCTACTTTAAATACACCGTCATCTTGCTGGGGCTCTTTCTGCTGCTGTATTTCATGCAGACGTTCAAGTCCATCTTGATTCCTTTGAGCTTTGCTGGATTGTTTGCGCTTCTGCTGCTCCCCATGAGCGTGCGGTTAGAGCGGCACATGCCCCGGGCCGTAGCCATTGTCTTGAGCCTTGTCCTGGTTATTTTGGTTCTGGCACTTATGGTGTATTTCTTTTCCATCCAGATTGGCAGTTTCTCCGCTGAACTCAATGACATATCCGCTAAGCTGTCTATTCTTATCTCCAAGATCCAGATGTTTTTGCAGGACAAGTTTGGCATAAAGCCCACCAACCGCTCTGAGTTTCTGGAGAAGGCCTTGGGAAACATAAGCCAGACGGGTACCGCTTTCCTGGGCAGCACAATCTCGCTTACTACCGGCGCCCTGACCGTAGTGACTCTGATTCCCATTTATGTGTTCTGCATGCTGTACTACCGTGACCATTTGCGGCAATTTGTGTTTCAGTTCATTCCGGTGGCCAAGCGTGATACCATCATTGTGACCATTGACAACATACAGCAGGTGGTGCAGAGCTACATTTCAGGCTTGGTGATTGTGATCGTGATTGTGGCCATTCTCAATTCCATTGGGTTGTTCATCATGGGCATTGAGTATGCCATCTTCTTCGGGGCCTTTGCCTCTGTGCTCACGGTCATTCCCTACATTGGCATCATGCTGGGAGCGGCGCTGCCCGCCTTGTACGTGCTGGTAAACACGGGCTCTGTGACCACCATGCTCATTGTAGTGGCTATTTTTGCGTTTGTGCAATTTCTGGAAGGCAATTTCATAACGCCCAACATTGTAGGTTCAAAGGTGAGCATTAATCCGTTTGCGGCCATCATTGCCTTGATTGTGGGTGGCGAAGTCTGGGGAGCAGCCGGCATGATCCTTTCCATCCCGCTCATTGCCATCCTGAAGGTTCTGCTGGATCAGTACACTCCACTTAAACCCATTGCCTTCTTGCTAGGTGACATTCATCGCGAGCCGCGTGAACTGAAACTGATTAAAAAACTAAGACGGCAGCGAAAAGCGTAA
- a CDS encoding DNA topoisomerase IV subunit B has translation MAEQINVNYNEDSIRSLDWREHIRLRPGMYIGKLGDGSSPDDGIYILVKEVIDNSIDEHMMGFGRTIEVKISDHKVIVRDYGRGIPLGKVIDCVSKINTGGKYDSRAFQKSVGLNGVGTKAVNALSSQFRIQSVRDGKTKVAEFERGELVNDEALQDTSQRNGTTTTFVPDDTIFKNYHFIPEFLENQIWNYVYLNAGLTIHFNGQKYLSENGLKDLLARKIDEDSMRYPIIHLKGEDIEFALTHGNDYGEEYYSFVNGQYTTQGGTHLAAFREAVVKTLREFYKKDYDATDIRGSIVGAIAIRVQEPVFESQTKTKLGSINIAHEGPTVRNFVNDYVKEHLDNYLHKNPAVAEALKKRIEQSERERKDMAGIKKLANQRAKKANLHNKKLRDCRFHFAESKDLEKEALTTLFITEGDSASGSITKSRNVELEAVFSLRGKPLNCFGLKKKVVYENEEFNLLQHALNIEEGLEGLRYNRVVVATDADVDGMHIRLLLMTFFLQFFPDLVKNGHLYILETPLFRVRNKKETIYCYNEQEKQNAMRKLGKSAEITRFKGLGEISPDEFGKFIGDNIRLEPVIMGKTEQNIQKVLSYYMGKNTPERQQFIIENLKIEKDIVEEVYA, from the coding sequence ATGGCAGAACAGATTAACGTAAATTACAACGAGGACAGCATTCGTTCCCTTGACTGGCGTGAACACATCCGGCTACGCCCGGGTATGTACATTGGTAAGCTGGGTGACGGTTCATCGCCTGACGACGGAATTTACATTCTTGTGAAAGAGGTGATTGACAACTCCATTGATGAGCACATGATGGGGTTTGGCCGAACCATTGAGGTAAAAATCTCTGATCATAAAGTAATCGTGCGCGACTACGGCCGCGGTATTCCGTTGGGCAAGGTGATTGACTGCGTGAGTAAGATCAACACCGGGGGTAAGTATGACAGCCGCGCCTTCCAGAAGTCTGTGGGGTTGAACGGGGTGGGTACCAAGGCGGTAAATGCCCTATCCTCTCAGTTTAGAATCCAATCGGTGCGCGACGGCAAAACCAAAGTAGCGGAGTTTGAGCGCGGCGAACTGGTGAATGATGAGGCCTTGCAGGACACTAGTCAGCGCAACGGTACCACCACCACCTTTGTGCCAGATGACACCATCTTCAAAAACTACCATTTCATTCCGGAGTTCCTTGAAAACCAGATTTGGAACTACGTGTACCTGAATGCGGGTCTTACCATCCATTTCAACGGACAGAAGTACTTGTCAGAAAATGGCTTGAAAGACCTGTTGGCCCGCAAGATAGATGAAGATAGCATGCGCTATCCTATCATTCACCTGAAAGGCGAGGACATAGAATTTGCTCTAACTCACGGAAATGACTACGGTGAGGAGTATTATTCTTTCGTGAACGGCCAATACACTACCCAGGGTGGTACGCACTTGGCCGCTTTCAGAGAAGCCGTGGTGAAGACGCTGCGTGAGTTCTACAAGAAGGATTATGACGCTACAGACATCAGAGGTTCCATTGTGGGCGCTATTGCCATACGCGTGCAGGAACCGGTGTTTGAAAGTCAGACTAAAACCAAACTAGGCTCAATTAACATTGCGCACGAGGGACCTACCGTCCGCAACTTCGTGAATGACTATGTAAAAGAGCACTTGGACAACTACCTTCACAAGAACCCAGCGGTAGCCGAAGCGCTTAAGAAACGGATTGAGCAGAGTGAGCGGGAGCGCAAGGACATGGCAGGCATCAAGAAGCTAGCCAACCAGCGCGCCAAGAAAGCCAACCTGCATAACAAAAAACTGCGCGATTGCCGCTTCCACTTCGCGGAAAGCAAAGACCTGGAGAAGGAAGCCTTGACTACCTTGTTCATTACAGAGGGGGACTCAGCATCGGGTTCCATCACCAAGTCCAGAAACGTAGAGTTGGAGGCCGTGTTCAGCTTGCGTGGTAAGCCTCTGAACTGCTTTGGCCTCAAGAAGAAGGTAGTGTATGAAAATGAAGAATTCAACCTGCTGCAACACGCCCTTAACATTGAAGAAGGCTTAGAAGGTCTGCGCTACAACCGCGTGGTGGTGGCCACAGATGCTGACGTGGACGGTATGCACATTCGCTTGCTGCTCATGACTTTCTTCCTGCAATTCTTCCCTGACCTGGTGAAGAACGGTCACCTGTATATTCTGGAAACACCTCTGTTTAGGGTGCGCAATAAGAAAGAAACCATTTACTGCTACAATGAGCAGGAGAAGCAGAACGCCATGCGCAAGCTAGGCAAGAGTGCTGAAATCACCCGCTTTAAAGGACTAGGGGAGATTTCTCCAGATGAGTTTGGCAAGTTCATCGGCGACAACATCAGGCTGGAGCCGGTGATCATGGGCAAGACGGAGCAGAACATCCAGAAAGTGCTTTCCTATTACATGGGCAAGAACACCCCAGAGCGCCAGCAATTCATCATTGAGAATTTGAAGATTGAAAAAGATATAGTAGAAGAGGTTTATGCTTAA